One Arcobacter sp. FWKO B genomic window, GATATTCATAGCAGATTCTAAATTATCTTTATCTAATGAACTGATTTTATAAAATCTTACCTCTCCATCTCCATTTACGATATGAGAATAGGTTAGGTTATTTGCATTTAAAGTTACTAGTTCAGAATATGAACCATCAACTTTGTTTGATACATAAACTTTATAAGCTACAACATCTTCTGAACTTGAAGCTTCCCATTGAAGATCAATTCTTCTTGGTAAATCTTTTGAAGCATATAAGTTTCTTATATCATTTGGAAGTGGTTTTGTATTAGCTCTTACTATCTCGCTTGGTTTTGATACAATTCCATCAAAAGTTACAGCTTTAATTCTATAAAGATAGATTTCATTACTTCCAAGTTTATCATCAATATGTTCAACATTTAGTCTTCCATTAATTTTTGCGATATCTCTCCATTTTGAAGTAGTTGGATCTGTTCTTTCTATAATATACTCTTTTACTCTTTCACTTTGATGTGGTCTCCAAAGTATTTTTATTTGTTTTGGCATATTACTTATTGCTGTAATATAACTAACAGATTCAAATAATGGTAATGTTTGAGTCATTATACTTTTACTAGGATGAGATTCTTTACCATCAGCCTTGTATGCTGATATAGCATACATATATTTAGTGCCTGGGTCAAGCTTTGTATCAACATAGTGTGTAACAAATCTATTTTTAATAGTTGCTACTTTTTTAAGTTTATCGCCATCAACTTGTAGGTTTGATCTATATAGGTAGTATCCATCAACAGAAGGGTCTTCATGTCTTCCCCACTCAAATGCAATAGATGTCATATCTGGAATAAACTTAATAAGTCCAGCATCCATTTGTTGTAAGCCTTGATCAAAT contains:
- a CDS encoding fibronectin type III domain-containing protein, producing MTKFLKITSSAILILTISGCSLQDRLPTKQSTPVFDQGLQQMDAGLIKFIPDMTSIAFEWGRHEDPSVDGYYLYRSNLQVDGDKLKKVATIKNRFVTHYVDTKLDPGTKYMYAISAYKADGKESHPSKSIMTQTLPLFESVSYITAISNMPKQIKILWRPHQSERVKEYIIERTDPTTSKWRDIAKINGRLNVEHIDDKLGSNEIYLYRIKAVTFDGIVSKPSEIVRANTKPLPNDIRNLYASKDLPRRIDLQWEASSSEDVVAYKVYVSNKVDGSYSELVTLNANNLTYSHIVNGDGEVRFYKISSLDKDNLESAMNITPTMGSTLAKPEKPVLTLAQIQGERAIINWVAGDNRASSYIVYKTTSTGFFSKKVEKIEGIQGLRFEDRDIIRGVEYKYAIQSVDQYGLVSEQTRETSLTLPKLPEVK